One part of the Quercus lobata isolate SW786 chromosome 7, ValleyOak3.0 Primary Assembly, whole genome shotgun sequence genome encodes these proteins:
- the LOC115954036 gene encoding iridoid oxidase-like yields MEQLALGLVIALVLWIASIVLIRERRHRRLEEIGQLPPGPKCWPVVGNIFQLGWSPHESFTKLAREHGPIMTFWLGSMSTVVISSDEVAREMFKNHDVVLAGRKIYEAMKGDYGNEGSLIMAQYGPHWRMLRRLCTTEFFVARRLEAMRGVRGRCIDHMVLFMEEASASGTKAIDVGRFFFLMGFNLIGNLMFSKDLLDHKSERGAKFFYHAGKVTEYAGKPNLADYLPILRWFDPQGLRRKTQFHVESSFEIAGVFVKERMEGMECGITEEKRNKDYLDVLLEFHGDGVEEPSSFSARTINVIVFEMFTAGTDTTTSTLEWAMAELFHNPETLKKVQAELRSTIDPDKKLQENDIENLPYLKAVIKETLRLHPPLPFLVPHMAMDSCKMLGYNIPKETQILVNVWAIGRDPKTWDEPLVFKPERFMEPNMMDYRGHHFEFIPFGSGRRMCPAMPLASRVLPLALGTLLHSFDWVLADGLKPEEMDMTERMGITLKKAVPLKAIPIPYQRDRVHK; encoded by the exons atggagcAATTAGCTCTGGGATTAGTCATAGCTCTAGTGCTATGGATTGCATCGATAGTGCTAATAAGAGAGCGGAGACACCGCAGATTAGAGGAGATAGGTCAGCTTCCACCGGGGCCTAAATGTTGGCCAGTGGTTGGAAACATTTTCCAACTGGGTTGGTCACCCCACGAGTCATTTACAAAGCTGGCTCGTGAGCACGGTCCTATCATGACATTTTGGCTAGGGTCAATGAGCACGGTGGTGATCTCGTCCGATGAAGTGGCTCGTGAGATGTTCAAGAATCACGACGTGGTTCTTGCCGGCAGGAAGATTTACGAGGCCATGAAAGGGGACTATGGTAATGAGGGCTCTCTCATTATGGCTCAATATGGACCTCACTGGCGTATGTTGCGTCGCCTTTGCACCACCGAGTTTTTCGTGGCACGCCGCCTTGAAGCCATGCGAG GTGTACGTGGGAGGTGCATCGATCACATGGTACTCTTCATGGAAGAAGCTAGTGCATCTGGTACCAAAGCCATCGACGTTGGGAGGTTCTTCTTCTTGATGGGTTTCAATCTTATAGGAAATCTTATGTTTTCAAAAGATTTGTTGGATCACAAATCGGAGAGAGGGGCAAAGTTTTTCTACCATGCAGGCAAGGTGACGGAGTATGCTGGGAAGCCGAACTTGGCTGATTACTTGCCAATTCTAAGGTGGTTTGATCCACAAGGTTTAAGGAGGAAGACCCAATTCCATGTCGAAAGCTCCTTTGAGATCGCGGGAGTGTTTGTCAAAGAGAGGATGGAAGGCATGGAATGTGGAATTACagaagagaagaggaataaggaCTACCTAGATGTGCTTTTGGAGTTTCATGGTGATGGTGTGGAAGAGCCCTCAAGTTTTTCTGCAAGAACCATCAACGTCATAGTCTTC GAGATGTTCACTGCGGGGACTGACACAACGACAAGCACTCTGGAGTGGGCAATGGCAGAGCTCTTCCACAACCCTGAAACCTTGAAGAAAGTCCAAGCTGAGCTGAGAAGCACCATAGATCCTGATAAGAAGCTCCAAGAGAATGACATTGAAAACCTCCCATACCTCAAAGCTGTCATAAAGGAAACACTAAGGCTACACCCACCTCTCCCTTTCCTAGTACCACACATGGCCATGGACTCTTGCAAGATGCTAGGCTATAATATTCCAAAAGAAACACAAATCCTAGTCAATGTTTGGGCAATTGGACGAGACCCCAAGACGTGGGATGAGCCTTTGGTTTTCAAGCCAGAGAGGTTCATGGAACCAAATATGATGGATTACAGGGGGCACCATTTTGAGTTCATACCCTTTGGATCTGGGAGACGAATGTGTCCAGCTATGCCACTTGCCTCTCGTGTGCTTCCACTGGCTCTAGGGACTCTCTTGCACTcgtttgattgggttttggcaGATGGGCTTAAGCCTGAGGAGATGGACATGACCGAAAGGATGGGAATAACACTCAAGAAAGCTGTCCCATTGAAGGCTATACCAATTCCATACCAACGTGACCGTGTTCACAAGTAG